A window from bacterium encodes these proteins:
- a CDS encoding pyridoxal phosphate-dependent aminotransferase, with the protein MILSKRASKLSPSITLAISAKAKQMQADGIDVIGFGAGEPDFDTPELIKEAGITAIKSGFTKYTQDSGIIELKKAVCEKLKKDNDLIYEPSQILISSGAKHSLFNAIFVLADEGDEVIIPAPYWVSYEEQVKMAGATPTIVQTNDDFKLTPELFEKAITPQTKLLILNSPCNPTGAVYEKDELEALAEIAVENGIYIVSDEIYEYLIYDGQRHFSIASLNPAVKDLTITINGVSKAYSMTGWRIGYAAGTKEIILAMSNVQSHSTSNPTSISQKAALAALQGPQECIAEMVAQFDKRRKFIVQRLNGIKGFTCKTPKGAFYAFPDVSCIYGTKFNEKMINNSFGLTEFLLDEARVAVVPGDAFGAPNYLRLSYATSLKNIEKGLDRIEKAMAKLG; encoded by the coding sequence ATGATATTATCTAAACGAGCCTCTAAACTCTCGCCATCGATTACATTAGCCATAAGTGCTAAGGCTAAACAGATGCAGGCAGATGGAATTGATGTCATTGGCTTTGGGGCTGGTGAGCCTGATTTCGATACCCCAGAACTAATTAAAGAGGCAGGAATTACCGCCATCAAATCCGGTTTTACAAAATATACGCAAGATTCAGGGATAATAGAGTTAAAGAAAGCGGTCTGTGAAAAGTTAAAAAAAGATAATGACCTGATTTATGAGCCGTCTCAAATCCTGATTTCAAGTGGGGCAAAACATTCACTCTTTAACGCTATATTTGTGCTTGCTGATGAGGGAGATGAGGTTATCATCCCGGCTCCTTACTGGGTAAGTTATGAAGAACAGGTAAAAATGGCAGGTGCGACACCAACTATTGTTCAGACCAATGATGACTTTAAATTAACTCCAGAATTATTTGAAAAGGCGATAACCCCTCAAACTAAACTACTTATTCTTAATTCTCCCTGTAATCCAACCGGGGCAGTTTATGAAAAGGATGAATTAGAGGCTCTGGCGGAGATAGCCGTAGAAAATGGAATTTACATTGTCTCCGATGAAATTTATGAATATCTAATCTATGATGGTCAAAGGCACTTTAGCATTGCCAGTTTAAATCCAGCGGTCAAGGATTTAACCATTACCATCAATGGTGTCTCAAAGGCGTATTCGATGACTGGCTGGCGGATTGGTTATGCCGCAGGGACTAAAGAGATTATCCTGGCGATGTCAAATGTTCAATCGCATTCTACCTCTAATCCAACATCTATTTCCCAAAAAGCCGCTTTAGCCGCATTACAGGGACCTCAAGAATGTATTGCCGAGATGGTGGCACAATTTGATAAAAGACGCAAGTTTATTGTCCAACGGCTAAATGGGATTAAAGGATTTACCTGTAAAACCCCAAAGGGCGCATTTTATGCCTTTCCTGATGTCTCCTGTATTTATGGGACAAAATTTAATGAAAAAATGATTAATAATTCCTTTGGCTTAACTGAGTTTTTATTAGATGAGGCACGGGTAGCGGTCGTCCCAGGAGATGCCTTTGGCGCACCAAATTACCTCAGACTCTCCTACGCTACTTCTCTAAAAAATATTGAAAAAGGATTAGATAGAATAGAAAAGGCAATGGCTAAATTAGGATAA
- a CDS encoding Gfo/Idh/MocA family oxidoreductase produces MSNIAVIGGGYWGKNLIRNFAQLGALHTICDADEGRLKQLAKDYPLVNKTMAFAEVLSNKEIDAIVISAPAELHYQLTREALFAGKDVFCEKPLALTAQQGIELTTIAQENKRILMVGHLLEYHPAVLKLKELVDKGELGKINYIYSSRLNLGKIRREENILWSFAPHDIAVILLLLGEIPHRVCALGGNYLHSQIADITVTHLNFKSGVRAHIFVSWLHPYKEQKLIVIGDKKMAVFDDVLAEDKLLLYPHKIDWIDRVPIPKKENAEKVDFEMKEPLQEECLHFLDCINTRQTPRTDGNNGVRVLRILQASQFSLENNGLVVNIEEPAKAQKYFAHPTAIIDTPSEIGDGTKIWHYSHIMAKAKIGQNCNIGQNVVISPDVVIGNGVKIQNNVSVYTGVTLEDDVFCGPSMVFTNVITPRSHVSRKNEYRNTLIKKGATIGANATIVCGVTIGNYAFIGAGAVVTKDVSPYSLVIGNPARQVGWMCQCGEKLNFIEQIAKCDRCENRYTLQEGKINSL; encoded by the coding sequence ATGAGTAATATTGCGGTAATTGGAGGAGGATATTGGGGGAAAAATCTTATCCGCAATTTTGCACAACTGGGGGCACTTCATACTATTTGTGATGCTGATGAAGGTAGATTAAAACAACTGGCAAAGGATTATCCACTTGTAAATAAAACTATGGCATTTGCTGAAGTTTTAAGCAATAAAGAGATTGATGCTATAGTTATCTCTGCACCGGCAGAATTACATTATCAATTAACCAGGGAGGCTTTATTTGCAGGTAAAGATGTATTTTGTGAAAAACCATTAGCCTTAACGGCACAACAGGGAATAGAATTAACTACCATCGCCCAGGAAAATAAAAGGATATTGATGGTTGGGCATTTATTAGAATATCATCCAGCAGTCTTGAAACTAAAAGAGCTGGTTGATAAAGGAGAGTTAGGCAAGATTAATTATATCTATTCAAGTCGGTTAAATCTTGGGAAAATAAGACGGGAGGAAAATATCCTGTGGAGTTTTGCACCACACGATATTGCGGTTATCTTGCTTTTATTAGGTGAAATACCACATAGGGTTTGTGCTTTGGGTGGAAATTATTTACATTCTCAAATTGCTGATATTACGGTAACTCACCTGAACTTTAAAAGTGGTGTCCGGGCACATATCTTTGTCTCCTGGCTTCATCCCTACAAGGAACAAAAACTTATTGTTATTGGCGATAAGAAAATGGCGGTATTTGATGATGTTTTAGCCGAAGATAAACTACTTCTTTATCCTCATAAAATTGATTGGATAGACCGCGTGCCAATTCCAAAGAAAGAAAATGCCGAAAAGGTCGATTTTGAAATGAAAGAACCTTTACAAGAAGAATGCCTGCATTTTTTAGATTGTATCAACACGAGGCAAACTCCAAGAACAGATGGAAATAACGGTGTCCGGGTTTTAAGGATTTTACAGGCTTCTCAATTCTCATTAGAAAATAATGGTCTGGTGGTAAATATTGAAGAACCAGCAAAGGCACAAAAATATTTTGCCCATCCAACGGCTATCATTGATACTCCCTCTGAGATTGGTGATGGAACTAAAATCTGGCATTATTCTCATATTATGGCAAAGGCAAAGATTGGGCAGAATTGTAATATTGGTCAGAATGTAGTTATAAGTCCAGATGTAGTTATTGGTAACGGCGTAAAGATTCAAAATAATGTCTCAGTTTATACTGGAGTTACTTTAGAGGATGATGTTTTTTGTGGGCCTTCAATGGTATTTACCAATGTTATCACCCCACGAAGTCATGTCTCTCGCAAGAATGAATACCGCAATACATTAATTAAAAAAGGAGCAACTATCGGTGCTAATGCCACTATTGTTTGTGGAGTGACGATAGGCAATTATGCCTTCATCGGTGCAGGAGCAGTGGTCACGAAAGATGTCTCACCGTATTCATTAGTCATTGGTAATCCTGCCAGACAGGTAGGGTGGATGTGCCAATGTGGCGAAAAACTGAATTTTATCGAACAAATTGCCAAATGTGATAGATGTGAAAATCGATATACGCTACAAGAGGGTAAAATAAATAGTTTATAG
- a CDS encoding DUF362 domain-containing protein: protein MSEVSIVECPEYQFEEVARAVRNSIDLIGGMGRFVKKGMRVLIKPNLLSDKPPEKAVNTHPTIIKAVVDLVIEYGGIPLIGDNPGIHSLTKVIQKSGLNEFIKNEGIFLSDFSQYLSTQSPKDYTFKEFNIAKEVLDADLVINLPKLKTHGHMILTLGVKNLYGCLSKHERIQWHLRAGINRDFFATMLVELYTLIQPGLTIVDGIVGMEGNGPSNGTRRNIGLIISGIDCLAIDTVICHLLNINSQQIYTIRVAKEKNIGKTSLDEINVVSKNLNQFKIKNFQLPPELTEDTAWGVYIPKRLRTPLKQHLIPKPVIDTFRCNLCHTCVDFCPAKVIKVEKKRLIIDSIKCIRCFCCQEFCPQGAITIKENWLYKINPLKLIDSL, encoded by the coding sequence ATGTCAGAAGTTTCAATTGTTGAATGTCCTGAATATCAGTTTGAAGAAGTCGCCAGAGCTGTGAGGAACAGTATTGACCTTATTGGTGGGATGGGTAGGTTTGTCAAAAAAGGAATGCGGGTGTTGATAAAACCTAACCTTTTATCTGATAAACCACCCGAAAAAGCGGTTAATACCCATCCAACGATTATCAAGGCAGTTGTGGATTTAGTTATTGAATATGGCGGTATCCCTTTAATCGGCGATAATCCAGGAATTCATAGTCTGACAAAGGTGATACAAAAATCGGGTTTGAACGAATTTATTAAGAATGAAGGTATCTTTTTGTCTGATTTTAGCCAATACCTTTCCACACAATCCCCAAAAGATTATACTTTCAAAGAATTCAATATTGCCAAAGAAGTACTCGATGCAGATTTGGTCATTAACTTGCCTAAACTAAAAACTCATGGCCATATGATACTTACATTAGGGGTAAAAAATCTATACGGATGTCTTTCCAAGCATGAGCGGATACAATGGCATTTGCGAGCGGGTATTAACCGCGATTTTTTTGCCACAATGCTGGTTGAATTATATACCCTTATTCAACCTGGTTTGACGATTGTCGATGGAATTGTTGGTATGGAGGGTAATGGACCCAGCAATGGAACACGACGAAATATTGGACTAATTATCAGTGGTATTGATTGTCTGGCAATTGATACGGTTATTTGTCATCTCCTTAACATTAATAGCCAGCAGATATACACTATTCGGGTAGCAAAGGAAAAGAATATTGGAAAAACTTCGCTTGATGAAATAAATGTTGTTAGCAAAAATTTGAACCAATTTAAAATTAAGAATTTTCAACTACCACCAGAATTAACAGAAGATACGGCGTGGGGGGTGTATATTCCTAAAAGACTCCGCACACCTTTAAAACAACATCTTATCCCTAAACCTGTTATAGATACTTTTAGATGTAATCTTTGTCATACCTGCGTTGACTTCTGTCCGGCAAAGGTTATAAAGGTAGAGAAAAAAAGATTAATTATCGACTCTATAAAATGCATTCGTTGTTTTTGTTGTCAGGAGTTTTGCCCACAAGGGGCTATTACTATCAAGGAAAACTGGCTTTATAAAATTAATCCATTAAAACTTATTGATAGTTTGTAA